One window of Candidatus Krumholzibacteriia bacterium genomic DNA carries:
- a CDS encoding cytochrome c3 family protein, with amino-acid sequence MAQDRGIGRRAVVFGLAGLAMGIGAWVSVAQISQDELSPHLNPDHGVLRISETWAPRGSCSQCHVMHVTEMDESPTAGALFAENANALCYADGAGPCHVSTPSNYPATETSRIPAGFPQAGYFEYNSGGSKIWGVKYRSRWPGSIVFDNPGMTGFSFFSPHRNDPDMPRLDATGLGSCLNCHDPHGSENPFDMLVAPYGGIGGYDEAGYPSRYQLCFDCHSNFGPGGMEPTGRYIADYYDSTINGDHAGHQIRMNPRVALSWPPHVRIGDKLPCYDCHNAHGSRGYNNLGPNAYVISDERDGWYGLTNTKTDPTQSRRFCLGCHIPSDGMPGSLIVEGIVMNTIPLENGHASTDTQGCFECHGADYSSPTSNNVHNPET; translated from the coding sequence ATGGCGCAAGACAGGGGCATCGGACGGCGGGCGGTTGTGTTCGGCCTGGCCGGGCTGGCGATGGGAATCGGGGCCTGGGTGTCCGTTGCCCAGATCAGCCAGGACGAGCTTTCCCCGCACCTCAATCCCGATCACGGTGTGCTGCGTATCAGCGAGACCTGGGCGCCCCGCGGAAGTTGCAGCCAGTGTCACGTCATGCACGTGACGGAGATGGACGAGTCTCCAACCGCGGGGGCGCTGTTCGCGGAGAATGCCAACGCGCTGTGTTATGCGGATGGTGCTGGCCCGTGTCATGTCTCCACGCCTTCCAACTACCCTGCCACGGAAACGTCGCGCATTCCCGCGGGATTCCCGCAGGCGGGCTACTTCGAGTACAACTCCGGCGGCTCCAAGATATGGGGCGTGAAGTACCGCAGCCGCTGGCCGGGGAGCATCGTATTCGACAACCCGGGCATGACGGGCTTCAGCTTCTTCTCTCCGCACCGCAACGATCCGGACATGCCGCGTCTGGACGCAACCGGTCTGGGCAGCTGCCTGAACTGCCACGACCCGCACGGCTCCGAGAACCCGTTCGACATGCTGGTGGCGCCGTACGGCGGTATCGGCGGATACGATGAGGCGGGATACCCGTCCCGCTACCAGCTCTGCTTCGACTGCCATTCCAACTTCGGCCCCGGGGGCATGGAGCCCACGGGCCGGTACATCGCCGACTATTACGACTCCACCATAAACGGAGACCACGCGGGGCATCAGATCAGGATGAATCCCCGCGTTGCCCTCTCCTGGCCGCCGCATGTCCGCATCGGGGACAAACTCCCGTGCTACGACTGCCATAACGCGCACGGCTCGCGCGGCTACAACAACCTGGGCCCGAATGCTTACGTCATCAGCGACGAGCGTGACGGCTGGTACGGTTTGACGAATACAAAGACGGATCCCACACAAAGCCGGCGCTTCTGCCTGGGCTGCCACATACCCTCGGATGGGATGCCTGGCTCACTCATTGTGGAAGGCATCGTCATGAACACGATTCCCCTGGAGAACGGTCACGCGTCCACCGACACGCAGGGCTGTTTCGAATGCCACGGGGCCGACTATTCGTCTCCGACGTCAAACAACGTTCACAATCCTGAAACGTGA